A genomic segment from Gilvibacter sp. SZ-19 encodes:
- a CDS encoding TM2 domain-containing protein, whose amino-acid sequence MSESENKKSDDIFDGFENAAEKAKEAASKAGDAAEEAAKNIKESWNELQESKSNKRVLAGILALVFGGIGLHKFVLGYNKEGLMLLIGTLVLGVISFGLLTWAIWVITVVEGIIYLTKSDAEFYHTYQENKRPWF is encoded by the coding sequence ATGAGCGAATCAGAAAACAAAAAGTCAGACGACATCTTTGACGGTTTCGAAAATGCCGCAGAAAAGGCGAAAGAGGCTGCCTCTAAAGCAGGCGATGCCGCAGAAGAAGCTGCGAAGAACATAAAAGAAAGCTGGAACGAATTACAAGAGTCCAAAAGCAACAAGCGTGTCTTAGCTGGTATACTTGCCCTTGTATTTGGCGGTATAGGGCTGCATAAATTTGTACTCGGATACAACAAAGAAGGACTCATGCTACTTATAGGAACCTTAGTGCTGGGAGTAATTTCTTTTGGTCTGTTGACTTGGGCCATATGGGTAATCACTGTAGTCGAGGGTATTATCTACCTCACCAAATCCGACGCAGAATTCTATCACACCTATCAGGAAAACA
- a CDS encoding DUF4199 domain-containing protein has translation MKPTIIKYGIRSLIAGLILFGISLLLSLQFEIGNSQILGYAGIIIALSMVYFGIKAYRDRVNDGSVSFGNAVLVGLGISAMGSFGIAVADMIYTGIIDPDWATNYAKEMQAQGVEAEVWSTPMLGVLMFFIAMFVGAIITLISALILKRKA, from the coding sequence ACCAACAATTATTAAGTACGGAATCAGATCGCTAATTGCCGGTTTGATCCTTTTTGGAATCAGCCTATTACTTTCCCTACAGTTCGAAATAGGCAACAGTCAAATTCTAGGGTACGCCGGAATCATTATAGCACTCTCTATGGTCTATTTTGGAATCAAAGCCTATCGCGACCGTGTCAATGATGGTAGTGTAAGCTTTGGAAACGCAGTCTTGGTAGGCCTGGGTATAAGTGCTATGGGATCTTTCGGTATAGCTGTCGCAGATATGATCTATACCGGTATCATTGATCCGGATTGGGCTACAAACTACGCCAAGGAAATGCAAGCCCAAGGCGTGGAAGCCGAAGTCTGGAGCACTCCAATGCTCGGTGTTCTGATGTTCTTTATTGCCATGTTTGTAGGAGCGATCATTACCCTGATCTCTGCATTAATTTTAAAACGAAAAGCTTAA
- a CDS encoding VOC family protein: MEKRVTGLGGFFFKTKDPQAVKQWYREHLGLNTDDYGCTFWWKDKEGNDCSTQWSPFKEDTQYFKPSEKQFMMNFRVADLENLLKTLKEEGVTVVGEMETYDYGKFGWILDNEGNKIELWEPIDSAFL, encoded by the coding sequence ATGGAAAAACGAGTAACTGGCCTAGGTGGATTCTTCTTTAAGACCAAAGATCCACAAGCTGTTAAACAATGGTATCGCGAACACCTAGGTTTAAACACCGACGACTACGGCTGTACCTTTTGGTGGAAAGACAAAGAGGGTAATGATTGCAGCACGCAGTGGAGTCCTTTTAAAGAAGACACCCAATATTTTAAACCCAGTGAAAAACAGTTTATGATGAATTTCCGTGTTGCGGATCTGGAAAATCTTTTAAAGACCCTAAAAGAAGAAGGCGTTACTGTAGTGGGTGAAATGGAAACTTACGATTACGGCAAGTTTGGCTGGATCTTAGACAATGAAGGAAACAAGATTGAACTTTGGGAACCTATAGATAGTGCTTTTCTTTAA